CTTTGTCCTCTTTCGTATAGCCGCCTTTTGCCGGAATCCTTGTCACGCCGCGGACAATCCGGTCATGAAAGACCTTTTGAAGCTCGTCCGGCCTTTTTGTAACAATCATGGCTGTGAGCTTCACATGACGGGTATGAATGGTATCAATGATTCTGGAAGTAACATATAACGTGAGAAGCGTGTATAAGGCTTTTTCCATTCCGAACATGAGTCCTGAAGTGATGACAATGACCGAATTCATCATGAAAAAATAAACGCCAAGTGAACGATCACTTCTCTTTGCCATAATTAATGCAAGAATATCGACACCTCCTGATGAAGCACCGTACTTCAGCACGATTCCTCCCCCGATACCTCCCAGCACACCGCCGAATACGGAGTTTAGAATAATGTCATCAGAGATTGTCGTAACCGGGATTACTTCAAGGAAAAACGTCGTTGCAGCAACGTTAATAAAGCTGTACAGGGTAAAACTCTTACCAACCATTTTCCAGCCTAATACAGCCACCGGGATGTTTAACAGCAAAAGCATAATTCCGGGGGATAAAAAGGCCAGGGGAATCAGCTCTGAAATAATTTGTGCGAGACCGGTAAACCCGCTCGCAAAAACATTTGCAGGAATTAGGAAGAAGTTAAGGGCCACTGCCAGTACGGCAGCTGCCGCAACTGTAATGATCAGCTTTTTTACTTCCTCGAGTGGATTGATATGTGCAAGCATAACTGGAGCTCCTCTCACAATGTAAAACAGCATCGTTATGTATGATTTCGTCATTATACTTGATTTTTAATAGTCTGTCTTGGAATCCAGAGAAAAAACCACCATGTACCCATGATGGTTCTTCCGGTTCCTATGATTAATTATTCATGTTTTCATTGTAGTAGTTAACGGAGTACATGGCGCCTTCATCCACCATGGAGTTGTCTTCCACATCCTCAGGGTCGGAATGGCCCACTTTTTCATTCAGATACGGGTTATGATCTTCGTTCGTCTCATTTTTTACTTTTGCTTTCATTCGTTTAAACGAATGAGCAAGCTTTTGACGGTTCTCTTCTTTTCCAAAGTAATACGAGCCTGCCGCCACTGCAGTTACTACTAAAGTTGAAGTAATGATTTTGTTTGAAGCCAACGTCACTCACCCCTGTTTTTGTTTGGATATCAATACTTTACCCCTTATTGGTTTCGTTAAACATCACATATCTTCCGACTAAATAAACCATATTATGAACAGGCGAAAGGAGGTTGGAGCAATGCCTTACAATCCAAATCGTGATTCGAACAAGAAGCCCCGTGACAACCAGGCCAAACTTGAGAAGAAAAATCTTGAAGAACAGGCCAGCCGTCAGAAAACTGACAAACACAGCTATTCCAAGAAGACCGATCACCTTTAAAAGGTGAGGCCACTTAAAAAGTCCATTTTCTTTAAAATTGGCTCATAAAAGGTATGAGTTGATTCCGCTCATTGCACTTTCCGCGGACGGTTCGGTACTCATCGGCATGCTGCTTCTTCCTCTGCCGGCTAAGCTCTGAAGCCATATGCGTCGAAGCAACTTGCAGCATAATCATGAAGGCTATGCTCGTGCCTGGGGGTCTCCCCGGAACTCGCTTTTACTGCAGGCGTGTCGCTCATTCGCTCCATTCAACACTTTTTTTAAACCGAATATAATCTTTAGCCCGTCAAAATATCAAAATCCCTTTTTTGTTGCAATTAGATCCTTAAAGTGGTGACGTTATTATCGGACTATGACTTTTTCAGTGGCCTCAAAACGTAAAAGGGAGGCCCCTTTTTATCTGGGCCTCCTTTATATGATCTCCGCCACGCTCTCTTAGCTTCGCTAAGCTGCTCGTCGTCCGGAAATTAAGTTAATGACAGCTACAATCAGAGCAACAACCAATAGTAAGTGGATCAAACCTCCACCGACTTCAAAACTGAATCCAAGTAACCACATTAAGATGATAATACCTACAATTGTCCAAAGCATGTTTTGTACCTCCTGAATTTTGTTTTAAAAAAACTATGTTCTTAACCTCGAGTATTTCCTGCTGCATTATAAGGTGATGATAGGAAAATGCCGTCTTGATGTAATGGCTGAATCCTCCTTTCAAAGTTCCTTATGTGCTGCTTGTTGATAAAGTACCCCTTAAAAATCTGCCTTAAACATCACCTATTAAAAAAAATGTCACAAAGACCTTCCGGCTATTGCTGATAATATAGCAGTAATATGCCCTTTTACTGCAAAAAAATGACCTTATACCTAAAAAGGTACAAGGTCAAAATACTTATTTTAACTTTTTCAATTCCTCAATATCTTTAATCTGCTTTTCAATACCAGTATTTACATCAGTATCCCACTCAAGCATACCGCCGTGGTAGTTTACAACCCGGTCGAAGCCCTGGTCTTTCAAATACAAAGCAACGTTTTGTGAACGGTTTCCGCTGCGGCAGATGAATACATACTCTTTATCCTTGTCAAATCCTTCAATCATCTCCGGCACCGAATGCATTGGCAGGAGAGGCACACCCGGAATGTGACCTGAATCATATTCGTCAGGCTCCCGGATATCAATAACAACCATATCCTCCGGTTTGTTATTCATAAGATCCTTCAGTTCATTTACATCTACCTGTTTTACACCATCTATTTCTTTAACCAACACAATCACCTCATTCGTTTAATTGTACATTTCCAGTATAGGAAACAGGGCCGGAAATCACAAATCAGTCGCTTTCAGCGGCCTCAGCTTCTTCTTTGCCTTTCTTTTCATGATCCTGTTTACGCTTAAGCATGTATAAACGGTAGGTGTGTGAAACAACCACCTTCGAAACAGCATAGGTCGGAACTGCCAGAAGAAGCCCGAAAAGTCCGGCAAATTGTCCGGCTACAAGTAAAAGCAGGATGATCGTTAATGGATGCACAGCAAGCTTCTTCCCCATAACCTGCGGGGAGATGACATTACTCTCGATCTGCTGAACAACAACGATGGCAATCAGTACTTTCACAACCATCCACGGGGAGTCGATAATGGCCACAATTACTGCAGGAATGGTTCCGATCCACGGTCCAATAAACGGAATCACATTTGTCACCATCGCCACAAGGGCAAGGATAAGGGAATATTCGATTCCAATAATGAGAAACGAAATGTACATAAGAACGCCGACACAGAAGCTGACAATAATCTGGCCCTGTATGTACGAGCTGAGGGCTGTATCCAGATCGCTCAAAATGCGGTGACCTTCTCCGCGCTGCTTCTTTGGCAGGTATCTAAGAACCTGATCCGGAAGCTTTTCACCATCTTTAAGCATATAGAAAAGAATGAACGGAATGATGATAGCGAGAATAAGGATGCTTGTAATCACACCGATGACACTGGCAATATTCCTCGTCAAAATTTCAAAAGCATTGGAGAGATATTCTGTGAAATTTTCTGTAATCTCTTCAATTGAGAAGTTTTCCGTCTCCTGAAACTGGTTCACCCATTCATTGTTCTGGAGCTCAATCAGCATATTACGGACTTCATTAAATAACCCCGGGGCATTATCCACAAGATTGTTCCACTGCTCCTGAAGGGTTGGACCGATCAAGAAAACCAGCCCTGTCATGAGTCCTACAGCACCAAGGTATATGAGCAGGATTGATAAAGGTTTCGGTACTTTTTGTTTATGCAGTAAGTTTACTACCGGTCTGAGAAGGTAAAACAGCACTCCTGCAATTAAGAACGGGATAAACAATGTTCCAAACAGTACCTGAATCGGCGTAAAGATAAACGGTACTTTTGTTCCTAAATAAATGATTAATAAAACAAACGTGAGTCCGTATAAAAATCTGAAGAATTTAGACTGAGGCAACCCGTTCACCAACCTTTTGTATAATAGACTGATTATAGCATAATTTACCTGAGAACCATGACTCATAAGACTTAAATCGACCTCTTTAAGACCTCCCGGATTTAAATAGAATGTTGAACTCAGGTGTTGATTTGCGGCCCGTTACACTCCCTTTCCTCGGAGCGCTGGTGTTACTCGTCGTACTCCGCAAGGCCACTGAAAAAGTCAATTTTCTTTAAAATAGTCTCAGTAGAGTCAGGTGCTGATTTGCGCTCTTTGCACTTCCCTCGGGGGCTCGACCCTCACCAATTGC
This DNA window, taken from Alteribacter keqinensis, encodes the following:
- a CDS encoding YitT family protein; translation: MLAHINPLEEVKKLIITVAAAAVLAVALNFFLIPANVFASGFTGLAQIISELIPLAFLSPGIMLLLLNIPVAVLGWKMVGKSFTLYSFINVAATTFFLEVIPVTTISDDIILNSVFGGVLGGIGGGIVLKYGASSGGVDILALIMAKRSDRSLGVYFFMMNSVIVITSGLMFGMEKALYTLLTLYVTSRIIDTIHTRHVKLTAMIVTKRPDELQKVFHDRIVRGVTRIPAKGGYTKEDKEILMIVITRYELYQLRQIIDEVDPTAFTNIVQTTGIFGLFRKD
- a CDS encoding AI-2E family transporter, coding for MPQSKFFRFLYGLTFVLLIIYLGTKVPFIFTPIQVLFGTLFIPFLIAGVLFYLLRPVVNLLHKQKVPKPLSILLIYLGAVGLMTGLVFLIGPTLQEQWNNLVDNAPGLFNEVRNMLIELQNNEWVNQFQETENFSIEEITENFTEYLSNAFEILTRNIASVIGVITSILILAIIIPFILFYMLKDGEKLPDQVLRYLPKKQRGEGHRILSDLDTALSSYIQGQIIVSFCVGVLMYISFLIIGIEYSLILALVAMVTNVIPFIGPWIGTIPAVIVAIIDSPWMVVKVLIAIVVVQQIESNVISPQVMGKKLAVHPLTIILLLLVAGQFAGLFGLLLAVPTYAVSKVVVSHTYRLYMLKRKQDHEKKGKEEAEAAESD
- a CDS encoding lmo0937 family membrane protein, whose amino-acid sequence is MLWTIVGIIILMWLLGFSFEVGGGLIHLLLVVALIVAVINLISGRRAA
- a CDS encoding rhodanese-like domain-containing protein; the encoded protein is MVKEIDGVKQVDVNELKDLMNNKPEDMVVIDIREPDEYDSGHIPGVPLLPMHSVPEMIEGFDKDKEYVFICRSGNRSQNVALYLKDQGFDRVVNYHGGMLEWDTDVNTGIEKQIKDIEELKKLK